In a genomic window of Helianthus annuus cultivar XRQ/B chromosome 10, HanXRQr2.0-SUNRISE, whole genome shotgun sequence:
- the LOC110882281 gene encoding receptor-like protein 7 — protein sequence MMPAQIRLSLWLLLSILISSLFIPVYNQCINDQQSLLLAFENDHSIAAGWDPSVDCCQWTGITCDTDGRVTGLDLNSQSIYGSLDSSSLFRLGFLQSLNLAYNNFDPASLPSGFGNLTRLAYLNLSNANFEGQVPVEFSLLTNLVTLDLSSGLMYTLYIENPDLRMLIQNLTELKHLYLDNINIFTHGYDWSIVISSYLPNLQTLSLTSCNLSGPLDSSLATLKNLSFIRLDGNNFSSVIPESFADLPNLTVFSIQQCNLSGLLPYKIFQVPTLKTVDLYSNELLEGPLPDTMHALELENLILSYTRVGGRLPDSIGSLKMLSRLELSGCGFTGPIPASMQNLTRLQYLDLSANQFTGSVPSFQLSKNHLVQVNLSENNLTGGIPYSHWEGFDKLEYLNLASNSLTGSFPQSFLILKSLEGLYLSDNSFSGRINDSLNVSSYQLSTIDLSSNKFEGPVPGFIFKLGALSYLKLSANKFTDLHLSEAVNLSRLESFDLSDNQLSGEIPNWIWEVGNGFLRFLNLSHNKFSSLQKPYTFPYLLDVLDLHSNNLEGNIPVPPKRVYILDYSSNNFRSSIPVDFGNVLTSTHFFRISNNKLVGPIPQSICNASRLDVLDLSNNSLSGTLPSCLVAETLRVLNLRENNLTGNVLDVFPERCTLQTLDLSSNHLKGPLPKSLVKCKDLTVLNFGQNMITDSFQCWLNSLSNLHLFVIRSNRFHGNITCLESNSLQIIDIASNRFSGVLPPTLFTGFGRIINNTQSKLDYLYFKHPANSAIYYQDSASVVFKGTSRKFEKILDIFASIDFSNNSFQGSIPVTVGDLKLIQLVNLSHNALSGPLPVSVGKLINLESLDLSVDKLRGSIPPQLASLSFLSVLNLSYNELSGRIPRGSQFDTFRDSSFIGNQGLCGTPLNKSCSVNATSELPRETDEDGSDLYVSIGVGFVVGFVMIVGPIVFLRKWRTWCGNHVDGLLSRIVKTKDERTRSR from the coding sequence ATGATGCCAGCTCAAATCAGGCTTTCCTTGTGGCTTCTTCTGTCTATACTCATTTCCTCATTGTTTATACCTGTATACAATCAGTGCATCAACGATCAACAATCTTTACTGTTAGCTTTCGAAAATGATCATTCGATTGCAGCAGGCTGGGACCCAAGTGTTGACTGCTGTCAGTGGACTGGGATTACATGCGACACAGACGGTCGTGTCACAGGACTGGATCTTAACAGCCAGAGTATATACGGCTCCCTCGATTCGTCTAGCCTTTTCCGTCTCGGGTTTCTCCAGTCACTCAACCTGGCCTACAACAATTTTGATCCTGCTTCATTGCCCTCAGGATTTGGTAACCTCACTCGGCTCGCCTATTTGAATTTGTCCAATGCAAATTTTGAAGGTCAGGTTCCTGTTGAATTCTCTCTGTTGACAAATTTGGTTACCCTTGATCTCTCTTCAGGTCTTATGTATACGCTTTATATCGAAAATCCAGATCTCAGAATGCTAATTCAGAACCTTACAGAATTAAAACATCTCTATCTTGACAATATCAATATTTTCACACATGGGTATGATTGGTCTATAGTTATATCTTCTTACTTACCCAATTTGCAGACTTTAAGCTTGACAAGTTGCAATCTTTCGGGTCCTCTAGACTCATCACTTGCTACGCTTAAAAATCTTTCGTTTATTCGTCTAGACGGGAACAACTTTTCTTCTGTAATCCCTGAGTCATTTGCAGACCTCCCAAATCTTACTGTTTTCAGTATACAACAATGCAATCTTAGTGGATTGCTTCCGTATAAAATCTTTCAGGTGCCTACATTGAAGACGGTCGATCTTTACAGCAATGAATTGCTTGAAGGTCCTCTACCCGATACTATGCATGCTCTTGAGCTTGAAAATCTGATTCTTAGCTACACACGGGTTGGGGGGAGGCTACCAGATTCTATCGGTAGTCTTAAAATGTTGTCTAGGCTAGAGCTCAGTGGCTGTGGATTCACCGGACCGATTCCAGCGTCGATGCAAAACCTTACCCGTCTTCAATATCTGGATCTATCCGCTAATCAATTCACGGGTTCGGTTCCATCATTTCAGTTGTCTAAGAATCATCTGGTGCAGGTAAATTTGAGTGAAAACAATTTGACCGGTGGAATTCCTTATTCTCACTGGGAAGGCTTTGATAAGCTTGAGTACCTTAATCTGGCTAGTAATTCCTTGACTGGGAGCTTTCCGCAGTCCTTTTTAATACTAAAATCACTTGAAGGCTTATACCTTTCCGACAACTCCTTCTCTGGCAGAATTAATGATTCGTTGAATGTTTCTTCTTATCAACTGAGTACCATAGATCTGAGTAGCAACAAATTTGAAGGCCCAGTACCTGGATTCATCTTCAAACTTGGAGCCCTTTCGTATCTCAAGCTTTCTGCAAATAAATTCACCGACCTACACTTGTCAGAAGCAGTCAACCTGTCAAGACTGGAGAGCTTCGATCTTTCAGATAATCAACTAAGTGGTGAAATACCCAACTGGATCTGGGAAGTTGGAAACGGCTTTCTCCGGTTTCTGAACCTGTCACACAATAAGTTTTCCAGTCTGCAAAAACCCTACACTTTTCCTTATCTACTCGATGTTCTAGACCTGCATTCTAACAATCTGGAAGGAAACATCCCGGTTCCTCCGAAACGCGTTTATATTCTGGATTACTCGAGCAACAACTTCAGATCTTCAATCCCGGTTGATTTTGGCAATGTGCTCACCTCCACCCACTTCTTCAGGATTTCCAACAATAAGTTGGTGGGACCCATTCCTCAATCAATATGCAATGCCAGCCGACTCGATGTTCTTGATCTATCTAACAACAGTCTCAGTGGCACACTACCTTCATGCTTAGTAGCAGAAACTCTTAGAGTACTCAATCTAAGAGAAAACAACCTCACAGGCAATGTTTTGGATGTATTTCCAGAAAGGTGTACTCTGCAAACGCTGGACCTTAGTAGTAATCATCTTAAAGGACCCCTTCCGAAATCTCTGGTGAAGTGCAAAGATCTCACGGTTTTGAATTTTGGTCAAAATATGATAACGGACAGTTTTCAATGTTGGCTGAATAGCTTGTCCAActtgcatctttttgtcatcAGGTCCAATAGATTTCATGGGAACATCACTTGTCTAGAATCCAACAGTCTTCAAATCATCGACATTGCTTCCAATAGGTTTTCAGGCGTTCTACCTCCAACTTTGTTCACAGGTTTTGGAAGAATCATCAACAATACTCAATCGAAGCTCGACTACCTCTATTTCAAGCATCCTGCTAATAGTGCAATATATTATCAAGATTCAGCAAGTGTTGTTTTCAAGGGAACAAGCAGAAAGTTTGAAAAAATCCTCGACATCTTCGCTTCCATTGATTTCTCCAATAATAGTTTCCAAGGGAGTATACCTGTAACAGTTGGTGATCTGAAACTGATTCAACTTGTCAACTTATCCCACAATGCACTATCGGGTCCGCTCCCGGTGTCAGTTGGAAAATTGATAAATCTTGAATCCCTGGACCTCTCTGTAGACAAGCTAAGAGGAAGCATTCCACCACAGCTTGCAAGTCTTTCATTTCTTTCAGTCTTAAATCTGTCATATAATGAGTTGTCGGGACGCATCCCACGCGGCTCGCAGTTTGATACATTTAGAGATTCGTCATTCATAGGTAACCAAGGGCTATGTGGTACGCCTTTGAACAAGAGCTGTAGCGTTAATGCTACTTCAGAAT